The window AAGCGGACTCGTCGAGACCGTCGAGGAAGCGGTCGATCGTGCGGCTCTGCCGGGCGTGGTCCTCGAGGGACTCCCCGACGAGCTTGCCGGCCAGTTCGGTGGCCAGCTGGCCCACGTCCTGGCGCAGCGCCGACGACGCGGCCTTGCGGTCGGCCGCGATCTGCGAGTGACCGGCGGCGATGATTTCCTCGCGCTGCCGCTGGCCTTCCGCACGCATCTCGGCGATGAGCGTGGCGCCCTGCTCCTGCGCCTCCTGGCGCAGACGCGCGGCCTCGTGCCGAGCCTCGGCGAGCTGAGCCTTGTACTGCTCCAGCACGCTCTGGGCCTCGACCTTCATGGCGTCGGCCTCTTCGATACCGCCCTCGATCGCCGCGCGGCGCTCTTCCAGAACCTTGTTGATGTTCGGGAGGAGCTTCTTCCAGAAGAAGAAGAACACGATGGCGAAGGCGATGGTGCCGACGAGCAGCTCGGGGCCCGGCGGGATGAGCGGGTTCTGCTCCTCCTCGGCCGCCAGCTGTACCAGGTTGGCGATCACATCAGTGCCTTCCGTTGAAAGGTTCGCTCGTCAGGGTTCGTCAGTTGTAGACGAACGGCATGACGATGCCGATGAGGGCGAGGGCCTCACAGAAGGCGAAGCCGAGGATCTGGTTGGCGCGGATCAGGCCGGCCGCCTCGGGCTGACGGGCGAGGGCCTGGGTGCCGTTACCGAAGATGATGCCGACGCCGACGCCGGGGCCGATGGCGGCGAGGCCGTAGCCGATGGAACCGATGTTGCCTTCGACAGCGGCGAGGGTCTCAAGGGCAGCCATGCTGATTCTTCCTTCTCTTTCATGGACCGGCGGGGGTTGGCCACCGGACGTTCTGGGGGTTTGCGGAGCGTCGCGGCTCAGTGGTTCTCGGCCAGGGCGCCCTGGATGTACGAGCAGGCGAGGAGCACGAACACGTACGCCTGGACGGCCTGCACGAAGAGCTCGAAGAGGATCATGACGACGGTCATGACGAAGGAGATGCCGGCGGCCGGGATCATCCAGCTGTTCAGCAGGTACCAGGAGGCGACGGTGAACATCACCAGCATCAGGTGACCGGCGAACATGTTGGCGAACAGTCGCACCGCGTGCGTGAACGGCCGGACCAGCAGGTTCGAGAAGAACTCGATCACCATGACGAGCGGCAGCACCGGGCCGAGCGACTTGTCGTAACCGGTGACGTTCTTGAAGAAGCCGACGAAGCCGTGCTTCTTGAACGTCAGCGAGACCCAGACGATGTAGACGATGCCGGCGAGCACCATCGGGAAGGCGATGATCGACGAGACCGGGAACTGGGCCAGCGGGATCACGGACCAGATGTTCATGATCCAGATGAAGAAGAAGAGCGAGACCATCAGGGGGACGTACTTCTCGCCCTCCCGCTTGCCGAGGGTCTCGTAGACGATGCCGCGGCGAACGAAGTCGTAACCGGCCTCGCCGACCATCTGCAGCTTGCCCGGGACCACCTTCGCCTTGCCGAAGGCAAGCGTGAAGAAGGTGACGACCAGGAGCGTGGTGATGAGCGCGAGCAGCATCACCTTGTTGAACTCGAACCCACCGACCGTGACGATCGGCTTGAACAGGAACGAGTGCAGGCCCGGTGCCGGGAAGCCGCAGCCGTTGTCGGACATGATCCGACAGTTCCACTCAAAGGCGAGCTGGGTCTGGTCAGCACTCACCACGGGCTCCTTCGGCGTGACGCATGGGTACGGCAACCTCGTTGTGTCGGCGCGGCGCGCAGCCGCGGTTCGGCACTGGACTGGTGTTACGGATGTGGGGGCGGCTGGAGGGCATCGAGCCTCGCGCTGGGGCAGGCGTCAGCTCACATGCCCGCGCCCGCGATGCCGCAGTTGGCACCGGACGATAGCAGGATCTCCCACCCGCGCTTATCCCGGCCCTACCCCTCACGACGAGTGCCCCGTCTTTTCGGGCTTGTCGCCCTTCGAGGAGTCGGGTTCGACATAGAGGATCTTGGCCTTCATGTGGGCACGCGCCTGGGCGCCGATCCACGCGAGCGTGGCGGCGACCAGCGTGATCGCGAAAGCCTTGGGATTGAACAGCGTCGTGTTCTTGAAGGCGGCGACGAAGATGAACAGCAGCAGAATCTGTGCCGTATAGAGCATCAGACCCATCGCCTGGAAAAGGTGCGGAAGCGATTTGGCGGTGCGCTGCAGGACGTACAGCCCGATGCCCATGAAGAGGATCACGACCAGCGTCGCGAAGCCCGCCCCGATCGCTCCCTTGCCACCGGCGACCACACCACTGACGACGGCGGCGATCGCGCCGACGGCAGCTGTGGGCACAGCGGCCTGGAGAAGGATCCGGACGTCATTGGACGGCATGGCGGCAACTCCGCTTGCTCAAGGGGGCAGGTGTCGTCATGGACGAGCGTAGTCCCGGACAGAGAGAGAACCTCACCGCCAATGGACCGTCGCACTGCGGTCCTTCGGCTCTGTCCCGGGTTCTCGTGAACCGTATCACAAACTATTTGATGAGGTCTTTACCTGGTT is drawn from Streptomyces liliifuscus and contains these coding sequences:
- a CDS encoding F0F1 ATP synthase subunit B, which encodes MIANLVQLAAEEEQNPLIPPGPELLVGTIAFAIVFFFFWKKLLPNINKVLEERRAAIEGGIEEADAMKVEAQSVLEQYKAQLAEARHEAARLRQEAQEQGATLIAEMRAEGQRQREEIIAAGHSQIAADRKAASSALRQDVGQLATELAGKLVGESLEDHARQSRTIDRFLDGLDESASKAEASR
- the atpE gene encoding ATP synthase F0 subunit C encodes the protein MAALETLAAVEGNIGSIGYGLAAIGPGVGVGIIFGNGTQALARQPEAAGLIRANQILGFAFCEALALIGIVMPFVYN
- the atpB gene encoding F0F1 ATP synthase subunit A, translated to MSDNGCGFPAPGLHSFLFKPIVTVGGFEFNKVMLLALITTLLVVTFFTLAFGKAKVVPGKLQMVGEAGYDFVRRGIVYETLGKREGEKYVPLMVSLFFFIWIMNIWSVIPLAQFPVSSIIAFPMVLAGIVYIVWVSLTFKKHGFVGFFKNVTGYDKSLGPVLPLVMVIEFFSNLLVRPFTHAVRLFANMFAGHLMLVMFTVASWYLLNSWMIPAAGISFVMTVVMILFELFVQAVQAYVFVLLACSYIQGALAENH